The segment CGCCAGCATGTTCACCAGCAACAACTTTCAGAATAATGGGCATAAAATTTCGTTCAAACCTATTCGAAAATTGCTAGACGGCAAAAGATTGAAAGTCCACAAATTATAAAAATTTCCATGATTCTTTCAATTGGGGTAGCTAAACGAATACTTGTAAAGAACTAACGATTATGTAATTGTAACTTATAAGTTTTGCTTACCTGCCCATACCTTGCAGGAGACACCTTTCCATGAATTACAAACCCAGAAACAATCGCTGGGTGGTTTCGGCTGTGCTGTCAATGGCATTGATTGCCATTCCTACCTGGGCACAAACCACATTCGAACAACTGCCTGAACGGGCACCATCCCAACCTGTTGGGAAAGCCCCACCAGATCAGGTATTTCAAACCTTACCTGATTATCAGGTGGAAAAGCTCTTTACGGTCCCCAAAGACAAATTGGGTTCGTGGGTATGCATGACCGTCGATCCGAAAGGTCGGTTAATCGTTTCGGATCAGGGGAATCAAGGATTATGCCGAGTGACACTGCCAGCAATCGGTTCGAAAGATCCGGTTCGTGTGGAAAAACTACCCGTGAAAATGAGTGCTGCGCAGGGCATGCTTTTTGCATTTGACAGCCTGTACGTATCTGTCAACGGTGGGCAGGGGAGCGGTCTCTATCGCCTGCGAGATACCAACGGTGATGACCAGTTTGACGAAGTTAAACTTCTCCGAAGCCTGCGTGGTGGTGGCGAGCATGGACCACATGCGTTACGGCTTTCGCCAGATGGGAAATCGATCATTATTGTCTGTGGCAATCACACCGATCCACCCGAGCCATTGGCCCACAGCACCAATCCGTTACCCTGGGGTGAAGATCTGTTGCTGCCACGCCACTGGGATTCCCGTGGACATGCCCGCGGACGGATGGCACCTGGCGGATGGATTGCCAAGGTTGATCCAGAAGGAAAAACCTGGGAAGTCATCAGCAGTGGTTTCCGAAACACCTATGAAATCGATTTTAATGCCGATGGCGAGCTGTTTGCTTACGATTCCGACATGGAGTGGGATCTGGGGTCACCATGGTACCGCCCGACGCGTGTAATGCATGCCACCAGTGGGAGTGAATTCGGCTGGCGAAGTGGTACCGGCAAATGGCCCACCTGGTACCCAGACAGTCTGCCCGAACTGGTGAATATTGGCCCTGGTTCACCCGTGGGGGTGACGTTTGGCTACGGTGCAAAGTTCCCTGCAAAATATCAGAAAGCACTCTATATCTGCGACTGGACTTTCGGCACCATCTATGCCCTGCATTTAACCCCGAAGGGGAGCAGTTATTCCTGTATCAAGGAAGAATTTCTGTCGCGTACACCGCTGCCATTGACCGACGCTGTGGTGGGGCCTGATGGCGATGTACTTTACCATCGGTGGGCGTGGTATTGCATCGGAACTGTATCGTGTTACCTATACCGGTAAGGAATCTACCGCGAAAGCGGACTACAAAGATGCCCAAAACGCTGACCTGCGTCAACTGAGGCATGATCTGGAAGCATTCCATCGTCCCGGTGGAGATGCTGCTAAGGCGATTGCGTTGGCAATTCCTAATCTGAAGCACGAAGACCGCTTTATCCGTTATGCTGCTCGCGTCACGCTGGAGCATCAACCCCTGAACCAATGGAAAGACTTGGTATTAGCTGAAAAAGACCCCACCGCACTGATCAATGGTGCGATTGCCTTGGCACGCAAAGGTGGCAGTGCAAATCAGGCCGATCTGTTGGTTGCACTTGATAAGCTCGACCTGGCAAAACTGCCTGTGAGCGAGCAGACCGATCTGGTGCGTGTCTACCAATTGATCTTTATTCGCATGGGTGAAGCCAGTCCCGAGTGGGCAGAAAAGCTTGCCAAGAAATGGGATCCCCTCTATCCCGCTGCAAGTGATGCTCTGAATCGTGAGCTGGTTCAACTGCTGGTCTACGTAAAATCCCCCACCGTGCTGGCAAAAACAATTGAGCTGATGAAGAAACCTTCGAAGCCGATTTCCCGTGCGGAAATTGATGAACTGATTGCCCGCAATAAAGGGTATGGTGCAGCCATCGAAAAGATGATGAAGAACGCACCCGATGACCAGAAAACCCATTACGCCTTTGCCTTACGTAATGTAGAAAAAGGCTGGACGATGGAACAACGCAAGTTCTTCTTTGAATGGCTGAACGAAGCTCGCCAGAAAAGCGGCGGGAACAGCTATATCGGCTTCATTAACTTCATCGATAACGATACCTACAACCTTGCAACGGATGTGGAACGTGTTGCGATTGAGGCAGCGAAACTTCGCAAACCTTACGTGCCCAAGGAACTGCCCAAGCCAAAGGGACCCGGCAAAAAATGGACAACGGAAGAAATTCTGAAGCTGATTGAGAAGCCGCTGACTGGACGCAATTTTGTGAATGGCCAAAAAATGTACTCTGCAGCACGTTGCGTGGTGTGCCACCGTTTTGCTGGTGAAGGTGGGGCCACCGGACCTGATTTGAGCCAGTTAGCAGGTCGCTTCAACAACAAAGACCTGACTGAAGCATTAATTGATCCAAGCAAGGTGATTTCAGATCAGTACAAATCACTGAAAATCACTACATTATCAGGCCAGACCTATGCAGGTCGGATTGTCAGTGATGCAGGCGGTGTTTACACCGTGCTGACCGATCCAGAAGATTCCACCAAGATCGTTGATATCAAAAAAGACGATGTGGAAAGCATGGTCGATTCGAAAGTATCGATGATGCCAGTGGGGCTGCTCGATGGGCTCTCAGAACGGGAAGTGCTGGACCTGTATGCTTACATGCTGTCGCGTGGTGATCCCGGCCACCCAATGTTTGCAAAACAGAAGAAAAAGTAGAACAATTTGCAAAATCGAACTGCTGGCAGTATCTGAATTACTTCGGTGCCAGCATTTTCAACATCGCCGTTCCCATTGATTCACCAATCAGGTAATACGTTTCCGCATTACTGTTCCAGTGATACCCCTGCCCATTTGGCGAAAGTTCTACCGAGCGCCAGAACGCTTGTGTGGGAACAAACGCCACATTACCTTGGAATTCCTTCTGTTTTGCAACGGCGGCCTGAGCTTTCATCAGCGACAGTGCCCGGGGATGTTTTTCCTCCGGTCCGGTCATTCCCGTTTCAGCAATGACAAAGGGCAAATTGGGTACACCCAGTTCTTTACGAACATCCCGGATGAAATTCGCCATATTGGATTCGTATTCATCATTAAACTTCTGGTTGATGCGGTCGTTCCAGCCCTGGTGCCAGCCAAAACCCACCAGTTCGTGCGAACGACCTTTCCATTCGGGAAACTGCTTGCCAAGATCAGCCAGAATCTCTTTCGTACGGGAAATTACTTCTTTGTAATATGGTCCTACTTCCCCACCAGCACTGGGTGGGCGAAAATCCTTGCCAAGGCTTTTGCCACCCCAGGCCAATTTGATCAACAGAACCGGGTCTTCGATGGCATCGCCAACAATCTGCCCGAATGCAAACTCTGGTCCAATCCTGTCTGCACCGCTCCCATAGCCGACGGTTAATTTGCCTTTGCGTTCGAGATAGTGGATCAGCACATCATCACGCACCTTCCATTTGCCATTCCCTTCATAAAGCGATCCGTATTTCTTTTTGGTGGCAGCATCTGTTGCAAGATACTCCAGGCTGCCTTTTCCTCCATTCCTCTTGGGATCGGCGTTTACAAAACCTGCACCAACCATGTTTGATTGGCCTGCCAGAATAAACACTTTCACGGGTCGTTCCGCACTATTTGCGGTGCCAAGAAGCAAACAACATAACCCACTGAGGAGGAGATGGTTTCTCATGGTTGAATTTCCTGAAAAAATTAATGAACGCGCCTTGAGCAGCACAAATGGCTGCGAAATTGACGCTTGTTTTCTGTGGGCATCGTACCACGCCTGCAAGTTGTGGTGCAACCAAAATGCGCAGTTTCAGGTATAGGCGATGCTTACGCTACTGGTGGGAATCTAAAGAAATGTGCAAAATAGAATCGCAATAAAATTGTCGTAGTCCAAATACCGGAGGTGGGACTCGAACCCACACCTCTTTAGGGGAGACCGGATTTTGAATCCGGCGCGTCTGCCATTCCGCCACTCCGGCAGGGAATCCATGATTGCAGATGGAATTCACTGGATTTAATACATTATGCGCCCAGCGAAGAATCGACAAGTGCCG is part of the Zavarzinella sp. genome and harbors:
- a CDS encoding c-type cytochrome, which codes for MAMYFTIGGRGIASELYRVTYTGKESTAKADYKDAQNADLRQLRHDLEAFHRPGGDAAKAIALAIPNLKHEDRFIRYAARVTLEHQPLNQWKDLVLAEKDPTALINGAIALARKGGSANQADLLVALDKLDLAKLPVSEQTDLVRVYQLIFIRMGEASPEWAEKLAKKWDPLYPAASDALNRELVQLLVYVKSPTVLAKTIELMKKPSKPISRAEIDELIARNKGYGAAIEKMMKNAPDDQKTHYAFALRNVEKGWTMEQRKFFFEWLNEARQKSGGNSYIGFINFIDNDTYNLATDVERVAIEAAKLRKPYVPKELPKPKGPGKKWTTEEILKLIEKPLTGRNFVNGQKMYSAARCVVCHRFAGEGGATGPDLSQLAGRFNNKDLTEALIDPSKVISDQYKSLKITTLSGQTYAGRIVSDAGGVYTVLTDPEDSTKIVDIKKDDVESMVDSKVSMMPVGLLDGLSEREVLDLYAYMLSRGDPGHPMFAKQKKK
- a CDS encoding sialate O-acetylesterase — encoded protein: MRNHLLLSGLCCLLLGTANSAERPVKVFILAGQSNMVGAGFVNADPKRNGGKGSLEYLATDAATKKKYGSLYEGNGKWKVRDDVLIHYLERKGKLTVGYGSGADRIGPEFAFGQIVGDAIEDPVLLIKLAWGGKSLGKDFRPPSAGGEVGPYYKEVISRTKEILADLGKQFPEWKGRSHELVGFGWHQGWNDRINQKFNDEYESNMANFIRDVRKELGVPNLPFVIAETGMTGPEEKHPRALSLMKAQAAVAKQKEFQGNVAFVPTQAFWRSVELSPNGQGYHWNSNAETYYLIGESMGTAMLKMLAPK